One Streptomyces coeruleorubidus DNA segment encodes these proteins:
- a CDS encoding sigma-70 family RNA polymerase sigma factor — protein MSVDGRDESSDDGDATAGGPVPPRVPSQGGRASVPPGGHPADGSVPPQRAWREDSVVPPPRELPPSDADLIDRMRSGDDTAYEELYRRHAQAVRRYARTCCRDAYTADDLTAEVFARMLQAVRGGSGPEHAVRAYLLTSVRRVAASWTRSARREQLVDDFAVFAAQSARGSSASDDDTLDLGADVRAMHEAERSMAMRAFRSLPERWQAVLWHTEVEDESPSEVATLFGLDANGTRVLASRAREGLKQAYLQAHVSATLTDDEECARYADQLGTYACGRLRTRAERGLRKHLEECAKCRLAATQIEEVAGGIPAVVPVAVIGWFGAAGYAKAAGLIAGGAGAGAAGAAGAASAAGGGSSGGSAAGAGSAGGAAGGGSSGGAGGGAAASEGVRAPVKAGIAAGVVAVGVVAAVVLALAGGEKPKDEARTAPTPSSPVGGPAEPTPSPSQREPGPRPPGIVPARAEQPAPTPAPRTSPSSTHSPAPTPKPTPPPASPRPTPPPALTPTPAPTPTPTPTPTERPPAPVVYQWSELSYDISGDGTEPEMRIGASSWVWQRHGLSSGDRRYTHGVTVHGRSSVTIDLNRSCSSYEAHVGVDDLTLKLGKVYFSVYADGVRLWRSGLVEGGDPAVPVQVNLTGRSTVRLVVEPHSALDNLVLADWAESKFTCG, from the coding sequence ATGAGCGTTGACGGGCGGGACGAGTCGAGCGATGACGGGGACGCCACGGCCGGTGGCCCGGTCCCACCCCGGGTGCCGAGCCAGGGCGGACGCGCGAGCGTCCCACCGGGCGGGCATCCCGCCGACGGCTCGGTCCCGCCGCAGCGCGCATGGCGTGAGGACAGCGTCGTGCCGCCGCCGCGCGAGCTGCCGCCCTCCGACGCCGATCTCATCGACCGGATGCGCTCGGGCGACGACACGGCGTACGAGGAGCTGTACCGGCGCCACGCACAGGCCGTGCGCCGGTACGCCCGGACCTGCTGCCGCGACGCTTACACCGCGGACGACCTGACCGCCGAGGTCTTCGCCCGCATGCTCCAGGCGGTACGCGGCGGCTCCGGCCCCGAGCACGCCGTACGCGCGTACCTGCTCACCTCCGTCCGGCGCGTCGCCGCCTCCTGGACGCGGTCGGCGCGGCGGGAACAGCTCGTCGACGACTTCGCGGTGTTCGCCGCCCAGTCCGCGCGCGGCTCCTCCGCGTCCGACGACGACACACTCGACCTGGGCGCGGACGTGCGGGCGATGCACGAGGCCGAGCGGTCCATGGCCATGCGGGCCTTCAGGTCGCTGCCGGAGCGGTGGCAGGCCGTGCTGTGGCACACCGAGGTCGAGGACGAGTCGCCCAGCGAGGTCGCCACGCTCTTCGGGCTGGACGCCAACGGCACGCGCGTGCTCGCCAGCCGGGCCCGCGAGGGCCTCAAGCAGGCCTACCTCCAGGCCCACGTCAGTGCCACGCTCACCGACGACGAGGAGTGCGCGCGCTACGCCGACCAGCTCGGCACGTACGCCTGCGGCCGGCTGCGCACGCGTGCCGAGCGGGGGCTGCGCAAGCACCTGGAGGAGTGCGCGAAGTGCCGGCTGGCCGCGACACAGATCGAGGAGGTCGCCGGCGGTATCCCCGCCGTGGTGCCGGTCGCGGTCATCGGCTGGTTCGGTGCCGCCGGGTACGCCAAGGCGGCCGGGCTCATCGCCGGTGGCGCGGGAGCGGGGGCGGCCGGAGCCGCGGGTGCGGCCTCGGCGGCGGGCGGGGGCTCGTCGGGCGGGTCGGCGGCGGGCGCCGGTTCGGCCGGCGGTGCTGCGGGAGGCGGCTCGTCCGGTGGGGCGGGAGGTGGCGCGGCAGCCTCCGAGGGGGTGCGCGCGCCGGTGAAGGCCGGTATCGCGGCCGGTGTGGTCGCCGTGGGCGTCGTGGCCGCGGTGGTGCTGGCGCTGGCCGGCGGCGAGAAGCCGAAGGACGAGGCGAGGACGGCTCCCACCCCGTCCTCTCCGGTGGGCGGGCCCGCCGAGCCCACGCCCTCTCCGTCGCAGCGGGAGCCCGGGCCGCGGCCACCGGGGATCGTGCCCGCACGCGCCGAGCAGCCCGCGCCGACACCGGCCCCCAGGACCAGCCCGTCGTCCACACACTCCCCCGCCCCGACACCGAAGCCCACCCCGCCGCCCGCGTCCCCGAGGCCGACACCACCCCCGGCACTCACACCCACACCCGCACCGACACCGACACCGACACCGACACCGACCGAGAGGCCACCCGCCCCGGTCGTCTACCAGTGGAGCGAACTGTCGTACGACATCAGCGGCGACGGCACCGAACCCGAGATGCGGATCGGCGCGAGCAGCTGGGTCTGGCAGCGGCACGGCCTGTCGTCCGGCGACCGGCGGTACACGCACGGCGTCACCGTGCACGGCCGCTCCTCCGTCACCATCGACCTCAACCGCTCCTGCTCCTCCTACGAGGCGCACGTCGGGGTGGACGACCTGACGCTGAAGCTCGGCAAGGTGTACTTCTCCGTCTACGCCGACGGCGTCCGGTTGTGGCGGTCCGGGCTGGTGGAGGGCGGTGACCCGGCGGTCCCCGTCCAGGTGAACCTCACCGGCCGCAGCACCGTACGACTGGTGGTGGAACCGCACAGCGCCCTCGACAACCTGGTCCTGGCGGACTGGGCGGAGTCCAAGTTCACCTGCGGTTAG
- a CDS encoding TetR/AcrR family transcriptional regulator produces the protein MHVQDSHWSSASAVAAGGVTMSATAGNGRGDGSRTTPLRVDAQRNLEHVLRAAREVFGELGYGAPMEDVARRARVGVGTVYRRFPSKDVLVRRIAEEETSRLTDQARAALGQEDEPWSALSRFLRTSVASGAGRLLPPQVLRVSVEEERAGQARVPQQRMQPGSAELRLVPEEPVAVASVPASAVAAEDDAGASALLQVVGQLVERARTAGELRADVSVSDVLLVIATAAPSLPDAAQQAAASARLLDILLEGLRSRPA, from the coding sequence ATGCATGTTCAGGACTCTCATTGGTCGTCCGCGTCCGCTGTCGCGGCGGGTGGCGTGACGATGAGCGCGACGGCGGGCAACGGACGCGGGGACGGATCGCGGACGACACCGCTGCGCGTGGACGCACAGCGCAATCTGGAGCACGTGCTGCGGGCGGCGCGCGAGGTGTTCGGCGAGCTGGGGTACGGCGCGCCGATGGAGGACGTGGCGCGACGCGCGCGGGTCGGCGTGGGCACGGTGTACCGGCGGTTCCCGAGCAAGGACGTCCTGGTGCGGCGGATAGCCGAGGAGGAGACCTCCCGGCTGACCGACCAGGCGCGTGCGGCGCTCGGGCAGGAGGACGAGCCGTGGTCGGCGCTGTCGCGCTTCCTGCGGACGTCGGTGGCCTCCGGCGCCGGGCGGCTGCTGCCGCCGCAGGTGCTGCGGGTCTCGGTCGAGGAGGAGCGTGCCGGTCAGGCGCGGGTGCCGCAGCAGCGCATGCAGCCGGGCTCGGCGGAGCTGCGGCTGGTGCCGGAGGAGCCGGTGGCGGTCGCCTCGGTGCCGGCTTCGGCGGTCGCGGCGGAGGACGACGCCGGGGCGTCGGCGCTGCTCCAGGTCGTGGGTCAGCTCGTGGAGCGGGCGCGTACGGCGGGTGAGCTGCGGGCGGACGTGTCGGTGTCGGACGTGCTGCTGGTGATCGCGACGGCCGCGCCCTCGCTGCCGGACGCGGCACAGCAGGCGGCCGCGTCGGCGCGGCTGCTGGACATCCTGCTGGAGGGGCTGCGGTCGCGGCCGGCGTGA
- a CDS encoding asparagine synthase-related protein, with translation MRWLVGWSSTAAGAVAAGSAGATGSDGETLHPVGSQLLWGDPDPLWAVGDWRPDEVRVVKADDRTRIAVLGICGATDEQLRVALFAARGGALRHLTAWPGSYTAIVQVGRRVTVCGDLAGARPVFYTPWAGGTAYATAALPLADLIEANLDFGHLAALLAAPDVPAALHDSTPYDGVKRIPPGHALILRAGAREIAGYEPVASLAVAAPSADPDSAVDAVRDALVEAVRTRLSAPRHVPGADIDPGPVPGMGPAERRAARGMPVPGIGADLSGGPASGTLALLAAGLPGMPGTVLGHGTGAGERLLAVTFNDLAVAGREAELERAGALAANPRLHHVVVAGGEETLPYADLEGPLTDEPGASLVTAARHRARLAAGSADHFTGYGARQVLDAHPARLADLLMDRKRRHLVRPVAALARTDGSVLVPARVYAAARRLSRTTYRAGLESLAERLLDHRTDDDLDAPGGAVEASLAALTWGRPGPAARWLTGEALAEVSVRLQAATHRSELVGPGQRPGDFRARAALARYAADLRVLEQAAEIRFQRLHAPFLDNQVVRAARALPEALRVRPGARAAILRTVLEGAGVRDLPPGWGAPTQATAAAAARTGLRVAADSLVALFDTPLLAEAGLIEARVVRKALRSAAAGEPLPLDGLADLVSLELWLRRLLSRRGTCWTGTPARQRAVPAGIAPQRGALGAGAGVRRV, from the coding sequence ATGCGGTGGTTGGTGGGATGGAGCAGCACCGCCGCGGGAGCCGTCGCTGCCGGCTCGGCGGGCGCCACGGGATCCGACGGCGAGACCCTGCATCCGGTGGGCTCCCAACTCCTGTGGGGCGACCCCGATCCGCTGTGGGCGGTCGGTGACTGGCGCCCCGACGAGGTGCGGGTCGTGAAGGCCGACGACCGGACGCGCATCGCCGTCCTCGGCATCTGCGGCGCCACCGACGAGCAGCTGCGCGTCGCGCTGTTCGCCGCGCGCGGCGGGGCGCTTCGGCATCTGACCGCCTGGCCGGGGAGCTACACCGCGATCGTGCAGGTCGGCCGGAGGGTCACCGTCTGCGGCGACCTCGCGGGCGCGCGGCCGGTGTTCTACACCCCCTGGGCCGGCGGCACGGCGTATGCGACGGCCGCACTGCCGCTGGCCGACCTCATCGAGGCCAACCTCGACTTCGGGCACCTCGCCGCGCTGCTGGCCGCCCCTGACGTGCCCGCCGCGCTTCACGACTCCACGCCGTACGACGGCGTGAAGCGCATTCCGCCGGGGCATGCACTGATCCTGCGCGCCGGGGCACGCGAGATCGCCGGGTACGAACCGGTCGCCTCGCTGGCGGTGGCGGCGCCTTCGGCCGATCCCGACAGCGCGGTCGACGCCGTGCGCGACGCGCTCGTGGAGGCCGTACGGACCCGGCTGTCCGCGCCGCGGCACGTCCCCGGGGCGGACATCGACCCCGGGCCCGTGCCCGGCATGGGGCCCGCCGAGCGGCGTGCCGCGCGCGGGATGCCGGTGCCGGGGATCGGTGCGGACCTGTCCGGCGGGCCGGCCTCGGGGACGCTCGCGCTGCTGGCCGCGGGCCTGCCCGGGATGCCGGGCACGGTGCTGGGGCACGGCACGGGCGCGGGGGAGCGGCTGCTGGCCGTCACCTTCAACGACCTGGCCGTCGCGGGGCGCGAGGCCGAGCTGGAGCGGGCGGGTGCGCTGGCGGCGAACCCGCGTCTGCACCATGTCGTCGTGGCCGGCGGTGAGGAGACCCTTCCGTACGCCGACCTGGAGGGGCCGCTGACGGACGAGCCGGGCGCGTCCCTGGTGACGGCGGCCCGGCACCGGGCGCGACTGGCGGCCGGCAGCGCGGACCACTTCACGGGCTACGGTGCGCGACAGGTCCTGGACGCCCATCCCGCGCGTCTGGCCGACCTGTTGATGGACCGCAAGCGGCGCCATCTGGTGCGGCCCGTCGCGGCGCTGGCCAGGACGGACGGCTCGGTGCTGGTCCCCGCGCGCGTGTACGCGGCGGCGCGACGGCTGTCCCGTACGACGTACCGGGCGGGGCTGGAATCGCTGGCCGAGCGCTTGCTCGACCACCGTACGGACGACGATCTGGACGCGCCCGGGGGTGCGGTGGAGGCCTCGCTCGCCGCGCTGACCTGGGGCAGACCCGGGCCGGCGGCGCGCTGGCTGACCGGTGAGGCGCTCGCTGAAGTATCGGTTCGTCTTCAGGCGGCGACGCACCGGTCGGAGCTGGTGGGGCCGGGGCAGCGTCCGGGTGACTTCCGCGCGCGTGCGGCGCTGGCGCGGTATGCGGCGGACCTGCGGGTGCTGGAGCAGGCCGCGGAGATCCGCTTCCAGCGGCTGCACGCGCCGTTCCTCGACAACCAGGTCGTGCGCGCGGCCCGGGCGCTGCCCGAGGCGCTGCGGGTGCGGCCGGGGGCGCGGGCGGCGATCCTGCGTACGGTGCTGGAAGGAGCCGGGGTCCGGGACCTGCCGCCCGGGTGGGGCGCCCCGACCCAGGCGACGGCGGCGGCCGCGGCGCGTACGGGGCTGAGGGTGGCGGCGGACTCCCTGGTCGCCCTGTTCGACACGCCGCTGCTCGCGGAGGCGGGTCTGATCGAGGCCCGGGTGGTCCGCAAGGCCCTGCGCTCCGCGGCGGCCGGCGAACCCCTCCCCCTGGACGGCCTCGCCGACCTCGTCTCCCTGGAGCTGTGGCTCCGCCGCCTGCTGTCCCGCCGCGGCACCTGCTGGACGGGCACACCCGCCCGGCAGCGGGCCGTACCGGCGGGGATCGCACCGCAGCGGGGGGCGTTGGGGGCGGGGGCCGGGGTGCGGCGGGTGTAG
- a CDS encoding NAD(P)/FAD-dependent oxidoreductase translates to MVKERARILVVGGGYVGMYTALRLQRRLKRELERGEVEITVVTPDPYMTYQPFLPEAAAGAISPRHVVVPLRRVLDRCRVVIGEATAIDHAKRTATITTLATEEEGTGGQQLTYDELVLAPGSVSRALPVPGLADHGIGFKTVEEAIGLRNHVIEQMDIASSTRDPAIRDAALTFVFVGGGFAGVEALGELEDMARYAARYYHNVQPEDMKWILVEASDRILPEVGEEMGRYTVTELRRRNIDVRLQTRLESCADRVAVLSDGARFPTRTVVWTAGVKPHPVLAATDLPRNDRGRLKCTAELTIEGTTHAWAAGDAAAVPDVTAGEPGRECAPNAQHAVRQARVLGDNIVHALRGEPLTTYTHKYVGSVASLGLHKGVAHVYGRKLKGYPAWFMHRAYHLSRVPTFNRKARVLAEWALAGLFKREIVSLGSLEHPRAEFELAAGGKPSQDPPHNPKGSS, encoded by the coding sequence ATGGTGAAGGAACGTGCGCGCATTCTCGTTGTCGGTGGTGGCTACGTCGGGATGTACACGGCCCTGCGCCTCCAGCGCAGACTGAAACGGGAACTGGAGCGGGGCGAGGTGGAGATCACGGTCGTCACCCCCGACCCGTACATGACGTACCAGCCGTTCCTTCCCGAGGCCGCCGCCGGCGCCATCTCCCCCCGCCATGTCGTCGTACCGCTGCGCCGCGTCCTCGACCGGTGCCGCGTCGTCATCGGCGAGGCCACCGCCATCGACCACGCCAAGCGCACCGCCACCATCACCACCCTCGCCACCGAGGAGGAGGGCACGGGCGGGCAACAGCTGACGTACGACGAACTCGTCCTCGCCCCCGGCTCCGTCTCGCGCGCCCTGCCGGTCCCCGGCCTCGCCGACCACGGCATCGGCTTCAAGACCGTCGAGGAGGCCATCGGCCTGCGCAACCACGTCATCGAGCAGATGGACATCGCCTCCTCCACCCGCGATCCCGCGATCCGCGACGCGGCCCTCACCTTCGTCTTCGTCGGCGGCGGCTTCGCCGGCGTGGAGGCACTGGGCGAACTGGAGGACATGGCCCGCTACGCCGCGCGCTACTACCACAACGTCCAGCCCGAGGACATGAAGTGGATCCTCGTCGAGGCCTCGGACCGCATCCTGCCCGAGGTCGGCGAGGAGATGGGCCGCTACACCGTCACCGAACTGCGGCGCCGCAACATCGACGTACGCCTGCAGACCCGACTGGAGTCCTGCGCGGACCGGGTCGCGGTCCTCAGCGACGGCGCCCGCTTCCCCACCCGTACGGTCGTCTGGACGGCCGGCGTCAAACCCCACCCGGTGCTCGCCGCCACCGACCTGCCCCGCAACGACCGCGGACGGCTCAAGTGCACGGCCGAGCTGACGATCGAGGGCACCACGCACGCGTGGGCAGCGGGAGACGCCGCGGCCGTCCCCGACGTCACGGCCGGCGAACCCGGCCGCGAGTGCGCCCCCAACGCCCAGCACGCCGTCCGCCAGGCCAGGGTCCTCGGCGACAACATCGTGCACGCCCTGCGCGGCGAACCCCTCACCACGTACACCCACAAGTACGTCGGCTCGGTCGCCTCCCTGGGCCTGCACAAGGGCGTCGCCCACGTCTACGGACGCAAGCTCAAGGGCTACCCCGCCTGGTTCATGCACCGCGCCTACCACCTCAGCCGCGTGCCCACCTTCAACCGCAAGGCGCGCGTGCTCGCCGAATGGGCCCTGGCCGGCCTGTTCAAACGCGAGATCGTCTCCCTGGGTTCACTCGAACACCCCCGGGCCGAGTTCGAACTCGCGGCCGGTGGAAAGCCTTCCCAGGACCCCCCGCACAACCCGAAGGGGTCGTCCTGA